The stretch of DNA AGGACCCCTGCCCGGGCCGGCGGTCGACCCGGTGCCGTGGGGGCTCGGATCACTCCCGGCGGGCCAGCAGCCGGTAGGCGTTCGACAGGCCGGTGCGGCCGGCGGAGCGGGCGGCCAGCCGGTCGAGCAGGGACGCGAGCAGCAGGACGGGTGCACCGGCCAGGAACACCGCCCCGCGCAGCGTCCGCCGCAGGCGGCCCGGCGGGGTGCCCGGCAGCCAGGGGGCGTCCTCGCGCGGCGCGGCCGCGTCGAGCAGCAGCCAGCAGGCGGCCAGCAGGTCCACCGGGTCATGCGGTTCGCGGTGCTGCTCCAGCACGACGGAGAAGCCGAGTTCGCCGAGCCGGCGGCGCAGGTTGGCGGCCGGCATCAGGTTCAGGTGCTGCGGCTGCAGCCAGGGCAGCCACCAGCGGCCCAGCAGGCGGGCGTAGCGGCTCTGCGGGTCCGGGACTTCGATCAGCAGCAGCCCGCCGGGGCGCAGCACCCGGTGGGCGGCGGCCAGCTCGCGGACCGGGTCGGTGCTGTGCTCCAGGTAGTGGAACATGCTCACCACCTCGTACCGGCCGGCCAGCCCGGGTGCGAGTTCGGGCAGGGAGCCCCGGAAGCCGTGCGCCAACCGGCCGCTGTGCTCGGCGAGTTCGGCGCCCTCGCTGAGGTCCAGGCCGTCGAAGGCGGTGTCGGGGAAGACCTCCCGGGCGGTCTCGCAGAAGTGGCCGTGCCCGGTGCCGACGTCGAGCCAGCTGACGGGCGCGGCGGCGAAGGGGGCCACCGAGCGGGCGCGGCCGCGGTAGGCCGCGGTGCGGGTGCCGAAGACCCCGCCGAGCCGCTGCTCGCCCAGGCCGTCGTAGAAGTCGCGGTAGTAGAACTCCAGCCCCTCGCCGGTCAGTCGGGGGTTCTGGAAGACGTGCGCGCAGTCCTGGCACTCGTCCAGGACGAACCGGCCCGGCTTGTGCTGCAGCAGGTCGGTGGTGCGCAGCCGGATCCGTAGCCGGTCGGAGCCGCACCACGGGCAGTCGGCGCGCCGCGCTTCGAAGAACCGCTCGGTGCCGTCGGCCAGTTCGGCCCGGTAGGCGGGTCGGCGGGCGGCGACCTGGCGAGCGCGGAGCGCGGCCTTGCCGGCCGCGGCCGGCGCCGGGGCCGGGCCTGAGGCGGGGGCTGACGGTGGTTCGGTGGTGGTCACGGGACCCTCCGGTCGGACAGGGCTTCGAGGTGGTCGGCGGCCCGGGCGGCGCCGCCGGCCGCGCGGAACGAGGCGCCGACCCGGCGTGCGGCGGCCCGGTGGGCCGGGTCGTCGAGGACGGCGTCCAGGGCCTGGCCGAGCCGGACCGCGCTGGTGCGGCCGAACCGCACCCGGACGCCCGCCCCGGCCGCCACCACCTGCCCGGCCACCACCGGCTGGTCGTCGCGGATCGGGGCGACCACCAGCGGGACGCCGTGCCAGAGGGCCTCGCAGACCGTGTTGTGCCCGGCGTGGCAGATCACGGCGGCGGCCCGCTCCAGCAGTTCCAGCTGCGGTACCGAGGGCAGGACCAGGATGTCCGGGTCCGGCGCCGGGGCGCCCAGGACCTCGCCGGGGTCGACGATCACGGCCTGCAGCCGCCCGGATCGGGCGCGCAGGGCCTCCCGGCAGGCCGTCAGGAAGGCCGCTCCGGTGTCGGTGTTGGCGGTGCCGAGGGTGACCAGCACCGTGGCACGGTCCGGGTCCAGCCACTGCCACGGGAAGGCCGGCCCCGTGCGGCGGGCCGCCACGGCCGGGCCGACGCAGCGGATCGGTCCGGCCGGGTCGGCGATCGGCCCGGTCAGCTCGGGGGTGGTGAAGGCGAGGGTCAGGTGCGGGGAGAAGCGCGGGTCGCCGGTGCGCTCCGGGTCGCCGATCCGTTTGCGCAGGTCGGTCAGCAGGTCGGAGATCCAGGCGTCCACCAGCGGCATGCCGTCCAGCGCTCCGGTGAACTCCGCCGAGGTGGTCGCGCTGGTGGCCCACGGCAGGCCGAACCGCTCGGCCACCAGCGCACCGGCCACCGCCTGCTGGTCCACCACCAGCACGTCCGGCCGGAACTGCTCCACCGCAGCTTCCACGCCGGGGGCCATCGCCTCGGCGAGCGGGATCAGGAAGTCCTCCCAGAGGAACTTCAGGGCTGCCGGGCCGCGCAGCTCCGGCGGCCGCTGCGCCGTGCCGCCGGGGCCGAACTCGGGTACGCCGCACGGGAAGACCACCGCCTCCGGCCCCGCGAGCGGGCCGAGCAGCTCCGGCAGACCGGCCCAGGCGGTCGGGTGTCCGCGCGCGGCCAGCTCGGCGGCGACGCCCACAGCCGGGTTGATGTGGCCGACCAGCGGCGGGACGACGAACAGATAACCGGTCACCGGACGCTCCACTCGAAGTGGCCGGCCAGGGACGGGACGAGGGACAGGTACCCGGTCACCGGACGCTCCACTCGACCTCGCGCTGCGGGAGGACGCCCCCGCGCAGCCGGATACCGTGCTCGCGCAGCCAGGACAGCGTGAGCTCGCGGACGGTCTCGGGGGCCTCGACCAGGACGGAGTGCTCCTGGCCGGGGACGAAGGTGCTCCGGCAGTCCGCCAACAGCCCGTCCAGCCAGTCGGCCTGGGGCGCGAGGTCGGACTCCGTCCCGTAGACGGCCAGCACCGGGCAGCGGATCGCGCGCAGTTCGGCCTCGGTGGGCAGCAGGCTGGCGGGGATGTCCCGGGCCAGCGAGGTGCCGGCCAGCAGGGCGCCGGCCGAGCGGGCCAGCCTGGCGGTGTGCGAGCCCCGCTGCCGCGCGACCCAGGCCAGCGTCTCCTCCTCCACCAGGTGGTGTTCGGCCTTCCGCAGGATGCCGTCCAGCTTCACCGACCAGGCGCGCGAGGCGGGTTCGGACTCGATCGCCAGGATGCCCGCGACCTGCGCCGGGCGCCGGGCGGCGAGGCCGAACGCCACGGTGCCGCCGAAGGAGTTGCCGACCAGGTGCACCGGGCCGGTCACGTCCAACCGGTCCAGCAGCGCCTCCAGGTCGTCGACGAAGTGCTCCAGGCGGTAGCCGCTCGGCGGCCGGGCGGTGCGGCCGTGGCCCCGGTGGTCGTACATCAGCACGTCCAGCCCGGCGGCGGCCAGCGCGGGGGCGAGCGTGAAGTAGTAGCTGGCGAGGCTGTCGGTCAGCAGCCCGTGCAGCAGGACGACCGTCGCGGCGGGCGGGCGGCCGTCCTGCGGGCCGAGCCGCTGCACGTGGCAGCGGAGCCCGCCGAGGTCGAGGAAGGCCATCTCAGCTCCGCCCGGCGGTCTGCAGGCGGTCCACCACGTGCCGGACCAGTCGGCCGACCGTCAGGCCGATGATCTCGTCGAGCTCCATGCCCGCGAGGAACTCGGCGAAGTTGATCCGGTCGCCCCAGCGCTCCTGGAGCTGCCCGGCCAGCGTGACCAGGTCGATGCTCTCCAGCTCCAGGTCCTCGGTGAACCGGGACTCCATGGTGACCTCGGCGTCGTCGAGGCCGTACTCCTCCAGCACGGCGGCCAGCATGGCGGTGATCTCGGTGAGGACCTCCTGCTCGGTGGGCGGTTGCAGGTCCACGGTCTGCTCGCTGACGGTCACTTGGCTGCTGTCCTCTCGTCGCGGTCGCGGCCGCTCTCGCTGTGGTCGCTGTGGTCGCTGTGGTCGCGGTCAGGGCCATCGGGGCCGTCGTCGGCCGGGGTCCAGGCGACGACGTAGCTGCGCTCCGGCAGGCCGGCCGGGCTGTCGACGCCGGTGCACCGCAGCCGGTGGGTGCGCGGTCCGGCCGGCCCGGCGGCCAGCACCGTCAGCACGGACGGTTCGGCCGCGACCACGGCGAAGTCGCGCGGCCGGCCCTGCAGGCCGGTGCCCGCGCTCTTGGCCGCCGCCTCCTTGGCCGCCCAGAACCGGGCGAACCAGAGCGCCTCGGAGCCGCCGTGGGCCCGTCGGCACTGCGCCAGGAGGGCCAGCTCCGCCTCACCGAGGGCGACCCGCAGGGTCTCCGCCGGGCGCTCCACGACCTCCTCCAGGTCGATGCCCGCGCCCGGCCCGCCGCCGGGACGGCGCGGGCGGACCAGTGCGACGGCCGCCTCGGCCCGGTGGGCGAGCGAGACCTCCAGCTCGGGCAGCGTCCGGCCGTGCACTCCGGCCAGCCGGGGGCGGCCGGAGTCCTCGTTGAGCACTTCGATCTCGGCCGGGAACACCGCCGCCTCGCCCTGCTGCCAGAGCAGGCGCCGCACCGCGTCCTTGGCCGCGATCCGGCCGAGCAGCCAGGCCCGACGCCCGCGCGGCGGCTGCCGCTCGTACCGGGCCCGCTCGGCGGTGCCGAGGTGGTTGCGCATGATCAGGTCGCGGGAGGCGAGGTCGGGCCAGCGCTCGTGCAGCAGCACCCAACCGCCGGGCTGCGGGCTGGAGAGGGTGTTGCGCTCGACGAACCGTTCGACGGGCCTGGTCTCGGGGTGGCTGTCGAAGCGGCGGTCCTGCCAGCCCTGCACCTCCGCCCAGACGGTGCCGCCGGACAGCAGCTGCACGTCGGCTTCCAGGACGGTGTCGGTGAGGCCGGTGATCCGGATGTGGCACTGCAGCTCGGCACCCGGCCGCGGCGGCGGGCCGTAGAAGCGCAACTGCCTGATGCCGACCGGGAAGACCACCGTCCGCTCGGTGTGGGTCGCCATGATCCAGTAGCCGAGCAGCTGGCCGACGTTGTCCAGCAGCGCGCCGGGCGCGGCCGGTGCGGTGATCACGCCGCGTACATGCGACGGCCCGAGGGCGGTCAGCTCGGTGAGGCCCTGGAACGCGGGGCCGTGGAACATCCACCGCTGCTCGTAGAGCCCGGCGGCGGTCAGCTCCGGCGCCCGCTCGGCCGAGGGGTCGACCGGCCAGGGGGCGGGTGGCAAAGCGTGATGGTCAGTCAGTTCGACCACGCCCCGGGCGAATCCGCCGAAGGCGGCGGCGAGGCGGCCGGAGCCGGCGTGCTCCAGAGTGATGTCGACCTCCAGCGGGTTCGCGGCCGGCACCCACTGCCCGAAGCGCAACTCGCTCAACCCGGTGGCCAGTCGGCCGGGGACCGCCCGCTCGGCGGCATCCGCCAGGTGCTGCACGATCGTGGTGGCCGGTACGACGGGCCAGCGGTCCAGCGGGTCGGGCCAGCCGGGGCGCTGGCGGAAGAAGCAGTGGTCGAGCAGGTAGGGCATGGTGTCGAGGGAGACGCGGAGTCTGCTGACGAGCGCTTGGCGGGGTGCGGCAGCTGCGGCGGGCGCGGCAGGTGCGGTGGCTACGGTCGGCACGGCAGGCGCAGCGGGCCCGACCGCCACGGCAGGCGCGGTCGGCACGACGGGCGCGGCGGGTGCGACCGACCCAGCGAGTGCGGCCGCAGCACCGCCCGGTACGACGGGCACGGCCGACGGCCGCCCCGCGCCGATCAGTTCGGCCGCTGCCCGCTCGGTCTCACGCAGCAGTGCGTTCAGTTCGGCGGCGACCGGCGAGCGGTCGGCGAGCGAGGCGAGGTCGGGCCCGGTCCGGCGGGCGGACGCCAGGTCGGCACGGAGCGCACCGAGGGCGACCGGGTCCAGCGAGACGAGCGCGCCGCCGAGGTCCAGCGGTACCGCCGGGTGGGGACGCTGCCCGGAGCCGTCGACCGGAGCCGGGGAGCCGGGGAGCGGTACCGCAGGGTGCGAGCGCAGCGGCGCAGCGGCTCGGACGGCAGCGGGCCGCAGGGCAGCCGGGTCCGGTTCGGCGCCGTCCACCCAGAGCGCGGCCGCCACCCGGCGCAGCTGCGCCAGCCCGTCGCGGTGCGGGGAGTTGGCCGGGATCGCCAGGTGGGCCCGCTCGCCGAGGGTGTCCCCCACCAGCGAGGCCAGCTGCCCGGTCCCCACCTGGACGAACGCCCGGAACCCGGCCGCGTACATCGCCTCGATCAGCGGCCGGAACCGTACCGGCTCAAGCAGGTGCCGCACGAACAGCGCGCGGACGGCCGCCTCGGTCGGCGGGAAGGGCGAGGCGGTCGTGCCGGACCAGACCGGCACAGTGGGCCGGTGCAGCTCGAACAGGTCGGCGGCCTGCCGGATCGGGTCGAGGTAGGGGGCCAGCATCGGGGTGTGGAAGCCGGACTGGAACGGCAGGACCTGCCCGAGCACGCCGCGTGCGCGGAACCAGTGCACCAGTTCGGTGACCGGCTGCTCCGGACCGCAGACGATCGACTGCTGCGGCGCGTTGTCGTGCGAGAGGACCACCTCGGACATGCCCTCGACCGTCGCCAGTGCGTCGAGCACCCGGTCGGCGGGGGCGCCGAGCGCGGCGAAGGCCAGCCCTGGGACGCGCAGCGAATCCGGGTCGAAGGCCGTCAGGAAGCTGTCCACCGAGGCGCCGGAGTACAGGCCGCCCGCGATCATGGCGGTCCACTCGCCCACGCTGTGCCCGGCCACGGCGTCCGGCCGGACGCCGATCCGGCGCAGCGCGGTGTCGAGCAGCCGCCCGACGGCGACCACGCCGACGCCGTGCCGCCCGATGTCGCCGACCTGGGCGGCATCCGCCGGGAGCGGGCGGGGCAGGCCGAAGTGGTCGGCGACCTCGTCCACCCGAGGGGTGAACTCGCCCTCCAGGCCGGGGAAGAGGAACGCGATCCGGCCGCCGGCGGCCAGCAGCGGCTGCGGCGTGAACCAGACGTCGCCGCGCCCGCGCCAGGCCCGCCCTCGGGCCACCGCCCGGCGGGCCAGCGCCAGCCGCTTCGGCGTCGGGTCGGCGATCGCCAACCGGCAGCTCGGCGCGCCGGCTCCCGGCTCCGCCGCCGCTGCGGCCAGCAGTGCCGAGTCCTCGGCCGCCAGCTGGTCGGCGAGCCGTTCGGGCCCGTCGGCGGCCAGTCGCAGCACGCGTTCGGGTTCGGCGACGGACAGGGCGGCGCGGCGGACGGCCCGGGTGGGGCCGGTGCGGCCCGGGGCCTGCTCCAGCACCACGTGGGCGTTGATGCCGCCGAAGCCGAAGGCGTTCACCCCGGCCCGGCGGGGCGGCCCGGCGGGGTCGGTCTCCCAGGGCTGCGCGGCGGAGATGGTGCGGAACCGGGTACCGGCCAGCGCCGGGTGCGGGTCCTCGCAGTGCAGGGTGGGCAGCAGTACGCCGTGGTGCACGGCCAGCGCCGCCTTCACCAGACCGGCCACGCCGGCGGCCGGCATGGTGTGGCCGATCATGGACTTCACCGAGCCGAGCACGGCCCGCTCCGCTCCGTCTGCGGGGCCGAATACCTCGGCCAGGGTGGCGAGTTCGGCGGCATCACCGGCCGGCGTGGCGGTGCCGTGGGCCTCCAGGAGGCCGAGCACGCCGGGCGCCGCCGGGTCGAGCCCGGCGGCCCGCCAGGCCGCCCGGACGGCTCGGGTCTGGCCGCCCGGGTCGGGGCTGGCCAGGGCCGCCGTCCGGCCGTCGCTCGCCACCCCGGTGCCCCGGATCACCGCGTACACCCGGTCCCCGTCCCGCTCGGCGTCGGCGAGCCGCTTGAGTGCGACCACGCCGGTGCCCTCGCCGACCAGCAGGCCGTCGGCGCCCCGGTGGAACGGTCGGATCCGCTGGCTCGGCGAGAGCGCCCGCAGCTGCGCGAACACGCTCCACAGGGTGACGTCGTGGCAGTGGTGCACCCCGCCCGCCAGCACCAGGTCGCAGCGCCCGCCGGCCAGTTCGCCGACCGCCTGGTCGACGGCGACCAGCGAGGACGCGCAGGCGGCGTCCACCGTGTAGGCGGGGCCGCGCAGGTCGAGCCGGTTGGCCAGCCGGGAGGCGGCCAGGTTGGGGACCAAGCCGATCGCCGACTCGGGCTGATCGGGGCCGAGCCGGTCGGTGAACGCGGCTCGGACTTTCTCCAGTTGACTATCCGTCAGATCAGGCAGCAGCTCCGCGAGGGTGCGCACCACCTGGTGCGCGCTGCGCACCCGCTGGTCGAGCCGGACCAGGCCCGGCGTCAGGTACCCGCCCCGGCCGAGCACCACCCCGATCCGGTCGCGGTCCGGCAGCCGCTCCGGGCCGCCCGCGTCGGCGATGGCCGCGGCGGCCACCTGGAGCGCGATCAACTGGTCGGGCTCGGTGGCCGCGACCGAGCTCGGCATCAGGCCGAACCGGGTCGGCTGCACCTCGGCCAGGCCGTCCACGAAGCCGCCGCGTCGGCAGTAGATCCGGTCCGGCGCGGCCGTTCCGGTGGCGCCGCCGGGGTCGTAGTAGTCCGTGTCCCAGCGCCCGGCCGGGACGTCGGTGACGGCGTCGACCCCGTCGACCAGGTTCCGCCAGTAGGCCGCCAGGTCGGGGGCTCCCGGCAGCAGGACCGCCATGCCCACCACGGCCACCGGGGTGGCTGCCCGCTGCATCAGGGCGCTCACCAGCCCGAGGCGGTGTAGACCACGGCCCGCTCCGACCGCTCGCCCCAGGCGAGTTCGCGCAGCAGCGCCAGGGTGCCGGCCTCCGGGTCGATCAGCTTGACTCCGCGCCGGACGTAGTCCCGGGCCAGCTCCTCGGAGACCATGCCGCCGTGCGCGCCGGCCGGTGCCCAGGGGCCCCAGTGCACCGTCAGCGCCCGGCGTCCGGTCTGGTCCGACCAGCGGGCCGCCAGCTCCTCCAGCGCGTCGTTGGCCGCCGCGTAGTCTGCCTGGCCCCGGTTGCCCAGGGCGGCCGCGATGCTGCCGAAGAGCACCGTGAAGCCCGGCCCGGCGGGCAGTTCGGCGAGCGCGTCAAGCAGCGCCCTGGCCCCGTCCGCCTTGGTGGCGAAGACCCGCCGGAAGGACTCCGGATCCTTCTCGGCGAGCACCCTGTCCTCGATCACGCCGGCCGCGTAGACCACGCCGTCCAGCCGGCCGTACTCGGCGTACACCTCCTTGACCGCCTGGCGCAGGGCCGCCGGGTCGGCCGCGTCCACCGCGCGGTAGCGGGCCTGCGAGCCGAGCGCGGACAGTTCGTCGAGGGTCGCCGCGACCTCGCGCCCGGCCAGCAGCCGGGAGGCGGCGGCGTCGACCTCGGGCAGCGGCACGCCCTGGCGGGCGAGCGCGGCCCGCAGGGCGGACCGGTCGCGGGCGGCGGCCGTCGCCGGGTCCTCCAGGCCCTCGGGCGGTGCGGTGCGGCCCAGCAGCTCCAGCCGGCAGCGGCTCGCCGAGGCGAGCGTGGCCGCGAACCGCGCGGTGATCCCGCGCGCCCCGCCGACCAGCAGCACCACGGCCTCCTGGTCCAGCCTCAGCGCTGCGGCCTCCGCCACGCCTTCGCCGGCCGGCCCGGCCCCCGTGCTGCCGAGCAGGCCGAGGCCGCGCTCCACCAGCGCCAGGCCCTGGCGTCCGGCCGGGCCGTGCAGCACGACCGGCTCACGGTCCTCGGCGACCAGGTCGGCGAGCAGCAGGTCGGCGGCCCGCGCCGGGTCCGCCGGGTCGAGTTCGACCAGCCGCACCGAGCTGTCCGGGTACTCCCGCGCCAGCGTGCGGAACAGCCCGCGCAGCCCGTCCGCCCGGCCGGGGCCCGGTCGGGACGCCGGACGGACGGCGTACAGCCATCTGGGGGCAAGGGCCAGCGCGGCCTGCAGTACGGGAACGGTACCGGGCAGCACCGGTGCGCCGTGCTCGGCGAGCGGGTCGAGGAGCAGGACGCCGTCCAAGGGGCCGTCCGCCGAGGAGAGTTCATGCCCGGTGGGAAGGACCGTCAGCTGTGCACCGGCGGCGGCCAGCCGGGCGGCGAGAGCCGGGCCGACGCCGTGGCCGTCCTCCCCCAGCAGGGCGAAGCGCCGGCCCAGCAGGGACTCGGGCGTGCGGGCCGGCTCGGCGAGCGGTACGGCTTCGAAGACCAGCCGCACCGGCTCGTGGCCCGTGACGGGCGGCTCGGTCACGGGGGTGCCGGCATCGAGGTGGCGGGCTTCGGGGGCGGCGATCGGCACCGAAGCAGCAAGCGGCTCAGGCGCGGGTACGGGCGCGGACGCGGGCTCAGGTGCGGGGGCGCCGAGCCGGGTGGTGAGCCAGGCGGTGATGTCGGCGGCGGTGCGGGCCCGGGAGAGCTCCTCCACCTGCTCGTCGGCAAGCCCGCCGAG from Kitasatospora sp. MMS16-BH015 encodes:
- a CDS encoding class I SAM-dependent methyltransferase, whose protein sequence is MTTTEPPSAPASGPAPAPAAAGKAALRARQVAARRPAYRAELADGTERFFEARRADCPWCGSDRLRIRLRTTDLLQHKPGRFVLDECQDCAHVFQNPRLTGEGLEFYYRDFYDGLGEQRLGGVFGTRTAAYRGRARSVAPFAAAPVSWLDVGTGHGHFCETAREVFPDTAFDGLDLSEGAELAEHSGRLAHGFRGSLPELAPGLAGRYEVVSMFHYLEHSTDPVRELAAAHRVLRPGGLLLIEVPDPQSRYARLLGRWWLPWLQPQHLNLMPAANLRRRLGELGFSVVLEQHREPHDPVDLLAACWLLLDAAAPREDAPWLPGTPPGRLRRTLRGAVFLAGAPVLLLASLLDRLAARSAGRTGLSNAYRLLARRE
- a CDS encoding glycosyltransferase — its product is MTGYLFVVPPLVGHINPAVGVAAELAARGHPTAWAGLPELLGPLAGPEAVVFPCGVPEFGPGGTAQRPPELRGPAALKFLWEDFLIPLAEAMAPGVEAAVEQFRPDVLVVDQQAVAGALVAERFGLPWATSATTSAEFTGALDGMPLVDAWISDLLTDLRKRIGDPERTGDPRFSPHLTLAFTTPELTGPIADPAGPIRCVGPAVAARRTGPAFPWQWLDPDRATVLVTLGTANTDTGAAFLTACREALRARSGRLQAVIVDPGEVLGAPAPDPDILVLPSVPQLELLERAAAVICHAGHNTVCEALWHGVPLVVAPIRDDQPVVAGQVVAAGAGVRVRFGRTSAVRLGQALDAVLDDPAHRAAARRVGASFRAAGGAARAADHLEALSDRRVP
- a CDS encoding alpha/beta fold hydrolase; the protein is MAFLDLGGLRCHVQRLGPQDGRPPAATVVLLHGLLTDSLASYYFTLAPALAAAGLDVLMYDHRGHGRTARPPSGYRLEHFVDDLEALLDRLDVTGPVHLVGNSFGGTVAFGLAARRPAQVAGILAIESEPASRAWSVKLDGILRKAEHHLVEEETLAWVARQRGSHTARLARSAGALLAGTSLARDIPASLLPTEAELRAIRCPVLAVYGTESDLAPQADWLDGLLADCRSTFVPGQEHSVLVEAPETVRELTLSWLREHGIRLRGGVLPQREVEWSVR
- a CDS encoding phosphopantetheine-binding protein, with amino-acid sequence MLAAVLEEYGLDDAEVTMESRFTEDLELESIDLVTLAGQLQERWGDRINFAEFLAGMELDEIIGLTVGRLVRHVVDRLQTAGRS
- a CDS encoding type I polyketide synthase, which translates into the protein MQRAATPVAVVGMAVLLPGAPDLAAYWRNLVDGVDAVTDVPAGRWDTDYYDPGGATGTAAPDRIYCRRGGFVDGLAEVQPTRFGLMPSSVAATEPDQLIALQVAAAAIADAGGPERLPDRDRIGVVLGRGGYLTPGLVRLDQRVRSAHQVVRTLAELLPDLTDSQLEKVRAAFTDRLGPDQPESAIGLVPNLAASRLANRLDLRGPAYTVDAACASSLVAVDQAVGELAGGRCDLVLAGGVHHCHDVTLWSVFAQLRALSPSQRIRPFHRGADGLLVGEGTGVVALKRLADAERDGDRVYAVIRGTGVASDGRTAALASPDPGGQTRAVRAAWRAAGLDPAAPGVLGLLEAHGTATPAGDAAELATLAEVFGPADGAERAVLGSVKSMIGHTMPAAGVAGLVKAALAVHHGVLLPTLHCEDPHPALAGTRFRTISAAQPWETDPAGPPRRAGVNAFGFGGINAHVVLEQAPGRTGPTRAVRRAALSVAEPERVLRLAADGPERLADQLAAEDSALLAAAAAEPGAGAPSCRLAIADPTPKRLALARRAVARGRAWRGRGDVWFTPQPLLAAGGRIAFLFPGLEGEFTPRVDEVADHFGLPRPLPADAAQVGDIGRHGVGVVAVGRLLDTALRRIGVRPDAVAGHSVGEWTAMIAGGLYSGASVDSFLTAFDPDSLRVPGLAFAALGAPADRVLDALATVEGMSEVVLSHDNAPQQSIVCGPEQPVTELVHWFRARGVLGQVLPFQSGFHTPMLAPYLDPIRQAADLFELHRPTVPVWSGTTASPFPPTEAAVRALFVRHLLEPVRFRPLIEAMYAAGFRAFVQVGTGQLASLVGDTLGERAHLAIPANSPHRDGLAQLRRVAAALWVDGAEPDPAALRPAAVRAAAPLRSHPAVPLPGSPAPVDGSGQRPHPAVPLDLGGALVSLDPVALGALRADLASARRTGPDLASLADRSPVAAELNALLRETERAAAELIGAGRPSAVPVVPGGAAAALAGSVAPAAPVVPTAPAVAVGPAAPAVPTVATAPAAPAAAAAPRQALVSRLRVSLDTMPYLLDHCFFRQRPGWPDPLDRWPVVPATTIVQHLADAAERAVPGRLATGLSELRFGQWVPAANPLEVDITLEHAGSGRLAAAFGGFARGVVELTDHHALPPAPWPVDPSAERAPELTAAGLYEQRWMFHGPAFQGLTELTALGPSHVRGVITAPAAPGALLDNVGQLLGYWIMATHTERTVVFPVGIRQLRFYGPPPRPGAELQCHIRITGLTDTVLEADVQLLSGGTVWAEVQGWQDRRFDSHPETRPVERFVERNTLSSPQPGGWVLLHERWPDLASRDLIMRNHLGTAERARYERQPPRGRRAWLLGRIAAKDAVRRLLWQQGEAAVFPAEIEVLNEDSGRPRLAGVHGRTLPELEVSLAHRAEAAVALVRPRRPGGGPGAGIDLEEVVERPAETLRVALGEAELALLAQCRRAHGGSEALWFARFWAAKEAAAKSAGTGLQGRPRDFAVVAAEPSVLTVLAAGPAGPRTHRLRCTGVDSPAGLPERSYVVAWTPADDGPDGPDRDHSDHSDHSESGRDRDERTAAK